A genomic window from Pyruvatibacter sp. includes:
- the aroC gene encoding chorismate synthase → MSHNSFGHLFRVTTWGESHGPALGCVVDGCPAGIPLTEDDIQVWMDKRRPGQSKYTTQRREPDQVRILSGVFPDASGVQVTTGTPISLLIENVDQRSKDYGDIKDKFRPGHADYAYYAKYGIRDYRGGGRQSARETAARVAAGAIARKVLNAVIGDVVIRGALVQVGPHKLPKTRKSWNWDLVNTNPFWCPHEQSAEKWATYLDGIRKAGSSCGAVIEVQALGVPAGLGAPIYGKLDAELAGALMSINAVKAVEIGDGMETAKLTGEKNADQMRMKNGEPVFTSNHAGGVQGGISTGQDVVARFAVKPTSSILTPRKTVDLAGKNTDIVTKGRHDPCVGIRAVPVGEAMMACVLADQLLRHRAQTGRATGLPLGDIFSDE, encoded by the coding sequence ATGAGCCATAACAGCTTTGGACATCTGTTTCGCGTAACAACCTGGGGTGAGTCTCACGGGCCGGCTCTTGGCTGTGTGGTGGATGGCTGCCCTGCGGGTATTCCGCTTACGGAAGATGACATTCAGGTGTGGATGGACAAGCGCCGTCCCGGCCAGTCGAAATACACAACCCAGCGCCGCGAGCCGGACCAGGTGCGCATCCTTTCAGGGGTCTTCCCGGATGCATCCGGCGTTCAGGTAACAACCGGAACACCGATAAGCCTGCTGATTGAAAATGTGGACCAGCGCTCCAAGGACTATGGCGACATCAAGGACAAGTTCAGGCCCGGTCATGCTGACTATGCCTATTATGCAAAATATGGCATTCGCGATTATCGCGGTGGCGGGCGTCAGTCTGCCCGCGAGACCGCAGCGCGTGTTGCCGCCGGTGCTATTGCGCGCAAAGTGCTGAATGCAGTTATCGGCGATGTTGTCATACGCGGTGCGCTCGTGCAGGTGGGTCCGCACAAACTGCCAAAGACGCGAAAAAGCTGGAACTGGGATCTGGTCAATACCAACCCGTTCTGGTGCCCGCATGAGCAAAGTGCCGAAAAATGGGCAACCTATCTTGATGGCATTCGCAAGGCAGGCTCGTCGTGTGGCGCGGTGATCGAGGTTCAGGCGCTCGGTGTGCCCGCAGGTCTTGGTGCGCCAATATATGGCAAGCTGGATGCGGAGCTCGCCGGTGCGCTGATGAGCATCAATGCTGTGAAAGCTGTTGAGATCGGCGACGGGATGGAGACGGCAAAACTGACCGGCGAGAAAAATGCTGATCAGATGCGTATGAAAAACGGCGAGCCGGTGTTTACCTCCAACCATGCGGGCGGTGTGCAGGGCGGCATTTCAACCGGGCAGGACGTTGTTGCCCGGTTTGCAGTCAAGCCGACGTCGTCCATTCTGACGCCACGCAAGACAGTGGATCTGGCCGGAAAAAATACTGACATTGTAACCAAAGGCCGGCATGACCCGTGCGTTGGCATTCGTGCTGTGCCGGTGGGTGAGGCCATGATGGCCTGTGTGCTGGCTGACCAACTGTTGCGCCACCGCGCACAGACCGGGCGTGCCACCGGCCTGCCACTTGGAGATATTTTCAGCGATGAGTGA